In one window of Thermodesulfobacteriota bacterium DNA:
- a CDS encoding ATP-dependent DNA helicase produces MEAMDIDAFFAPSGPLSRCLQGYEPRTGQVELARAVYDTLRQGGVLLAEAGTGTGKTLAYLVPALLAGKKVVVSTATKTLQGQLLQKDVPLLAAALGRPVSVALLKGRQNYLCLRRFEQFRAQPLFRFTAEAKLYRRLERWAGATRTGDRSELHDLPDDFGPWRDVCSTSETCWGGKCPREEECHLGTHRRAAQRAQVVVVNHHLFFADLAVRAASAGEVLPRYEAVVFDEAHHLEPVATQYFGVRVGSHRWGDFSRDAAAALGKQDAALAQALSCAAEAAEQLWANLPRAETSLRLRGALPPAPRAALAGLLEALSHWIDRLAPRQASSQEWESLFRRSRELRDDLARFAAGPEPGEVRWVENRGRAATLHAAPVEVGSTLGAKLFSGPAPVVLTSATLRAGGSFAYLAARLGVPEGARESAVPSPFDFARQGLLYVPAGMPDPADGSFPARAAEEIAALLAATRGRAFCLFTSHRVLRAVAEALTGRLPYPLLVQGQAPREVLLDAFRRDTHSVLLGAQSFWEGVDVPGESLSAVLIDKLPFATPTEPLVEARIERARALGESPFSSYQLPAAAMALRQGVGRLLRRVTDRGVVAILDRRLLEKSYGRFLLDSLPPFPVTRRREDVAAFFGEAETPSP; encoded by the coding sequence ATGGAAGCCATGGACATCGACGCCTTCTTTGCCCCCTCGGGCCCCCTCTCCCGGTGCCTCCAGGGGTACGAACCCCGCACCGGCCAGGTGGAGCTGGCCCGGGCCGTGTACGACACCCTGCGCCAGGGCGGCGTCCTCCTGGCGGAGGCCGGCACGGGCACGGGAAAGACCCTCGCCTACCTCGTCCCCGCGCTCCTGGCGGGCAAGAAGGTGGTGGTGAGCACGGCCACCAAGACCCTCCAGGGCCAGCTCCTCCAAAAAGACGTGCCGCTGCTGGCCGCGGCCCTGGGGCGCCCGGTCTCCGTGGCGCTCCTCAAGGGCCGACAAAACTACCTGTGCCTGCGCCGCTTCGAGCAGTTCCGCGCCCAGCCCCTCTTCCGGTTCACGGCCGAGGCGAAGCTCTACCGGCGCCTGGAGCGCTGGGCCGGGGCCACCCGCACCGGGGACCGCTCCGAGCTCCACGACCTCCCGGACGACTTCGGCCCCTGGCGCGACGTCTGCTCCACCTCCGAGACCTGCTGGGGCGGCAAGTGCCCCCGGGAGGAGGAGTGCCACCTGGGGACGCACCGCCGCGCCGCCCAGCGGGCCCAGGTCGTGGTGGTCAACCACCACCTCTTCTTCGCCGACCTAGCGGTGCGCGCCGCTTCGGCCGGGGAAGTGCTGCCCCGGTACGAGGCGGTCGTCTTCGACGAGGCCCACCACCTGGAGCCCGTGGCGACCCAGTACTTCGGCGTCCGGGTGGGCTCCCACCGCTGGGGGGACTTTTCCCGCGACGCCGCCGCGGCCCTGGGAAAGCAGGACGCCGCCCTGGCGCAGGCCCTCTCCTGCGCCGCCGAAGCTGCCGAGCAGCTCTGGGCAAACCTCCCCCGGGCGGAGACGTCCCTGCGGCTTCGGGGGGCGCTGCCGCCTGCGCCCCGTGCCGCCCTCGCCGGCCTCCTGGAGGCCCTTTCCCACTGGATCGACCGACTCGCCCCCCGGCAGGCTTCGAGCCAGGAGTGGGAGTCCCTGTTCCGGCGCAGCCGGGAGCTGCGCGACGATCTTGCCCGCTTCGCCGCCGGCCCCGAGCCCGGCGAGGTGCGCTGGGTCGAGAACCGGGGCCGGGCCGCCACCCTCCACGCGGCACCGGTGGAGGTGGGCAGCACCCTGGGCGCCAAGCTCTTTTCGGGACCCGCGCCGGTGGTCCTGACCTCCGCCACCCTGCGGGCCGGGGGAAGCTTCGCGTACCTCGCCGCCCGCCTGGGCGTGCCCGAGGGTGCGCGGGAGTCCGCGGTTCCGAGCCCCTTCGACTTCGCTCGTCAGGGGCTGCTCTACGTTCCCGCCGGCATGCCCGATCCGGCGGATGGGAGCTTCCCGGCCCGGGCCGCCGAGGAGATCGCCGCCCTGCTCGCGGCGACCCGCGGACGGGCGTTTTGCCTCTTCACCTCCCATCGGGTGCTGCGGGCCGTGGCCGAAGCCCTGACCGGGCGCCTCCCCTACCCGCTCCTCGTCCAGGGCCAGGCCCCGCGGGAGGTGCTGCTCGACGCCTTCCGGCGCGACACCCACTCGGTGCTGCTCGGCGCCCAGTCCTTCTGGGAGGGGGTGGATGTGCCGGGGGAGTCCCTCTCGGCCGTCCTCATCGACAAGCTCCCTTTCGCCACCCCCACCGAGCCCCTCGTGGAGGCGCGCATCGAGCGGGCCCGGGCGCTCGGGGAGTCCCCCTTCTCCTCCTACCAGCTCCCGGCCGCGGCCATGGCGCTCCGCCAGGGGGTGGGGCGGCTGCTGCGCCGCGTCACCGACCGGGGCGTGGTGGCGATCCTCGACCGGCGGCTCCTGGAAAAATCCTACGGCCGTTTTCTCCTCGACAGCCTCCCCCCTTTCCCCGTGACGCGGCGCCGGGAGGACGTGGCGGCGTTCTTCGGGGAGGCGGAAACGCCCTCGCCTTGA
- a CDS encoding DNA methyltransferase, which yields MRAFHRRLCEVRVLDPACGTANFLYVTLEHMKRLEGEVLTTLHDLGEGQTVLELEGLTVDPHQFLGLEVNPRAAAIADVVLWIGYLQWHFRTRGQVMPPEPVLRPFRNIECRDAVLDWDGTDPVRDDQGQPVTRWDGVTTKPHPVTGEPVPDETARVPVVRYRNPRKAQWPEADFIVGNPPFIGGWRMRQALGDGYVQALWQTYPHMPEKADYVTFWWDLAAEAARRGRIRRFGLITTNSLSQVFQRRVLARHLDADETPLALVFAVPDHLWVESADGAAVRIAMTVGERKDGTRPARLARVTAEGADQAVTLDERLVAAIGADLRSGPNLDAAVPLRANEGIVSPGVQLYGAGFILSADEAAAWPQAENPRTGRGVLRPYLNGRDLMATARGAWVIDFFGLSQEEARHLHPEAFQRVLDRVKPERDQNRRASIQALWWRFGWERPVWREASAGLKRFIATPETAKHRVFVFFDAAVLPDNMLTSIALDDAVFLGVLSSRAHVVWTLAAGARLGAGNDPRYTKGRCFDPFPFPALGRDGSPSRPHSDNGALGESALPDRIRTLAEELDAHRKRQQALHPRLTLTGMYNVLAKLRSGEPLTAAERAVHDQGLVSVLCQLHDELDAAVFAAYGWPPSLTDEEILARLVALNAERAAEEKRGLVRWLRPELQVRGRAGLAPPELAMGEEDRRGEPRPTTSADTAKPSRLPWPKPLPDQAQAVLAALREAAGPATAEEVARSFKGASAAQVADLLETLAALGQARRSGEGRYAAG from the coding sequence GTGCGTGCCTTCCACCGGCGCCTGTGCGAGGTGCGGGTGCTCGACCCGGCCTGCGGCACCGCGAACTTCCTCTACGTGACCCTGGAGCACATGAAGCGCCTCGAAGGCGAGGTCTTGACCACGCTCCACGACCTGGGCGAGGGGCAGACCGTGCTGGAGCTCGAGGGCCTCACCGTGGACCCCCACCAGTTCCTCGGCCTCGAGGTCAACCCCCGGGCCGCGGCCATCGCCGACGTGGTGCTCTGGATCGGCTACCTCCAGTGGCACTTCCGCACCCGGGGCCAGGTGATGCCTCCCGAGCCGGTGCTCCGGCCCTTCCGGAACATCGAGTGCCGCGACGCCGTGCTCGACTGGGACGGCACCGACCCGGTGCGGGATGACCAGGGGCAGCCCGTCACCCGCTGGGACGGCGTCACCACAAAGCCCCACCCCGTCACGGGCGAGCCCGTGCCCGACGAAACCGCCAGGGTGCCGGTGGTCCGCTACCGGAACCCCAGGAAGGCGCAGTGGCCGGAGGCGGACTTCATCGTTGGGAACCCGCCGTTCATCGGCGGCTGGCGGATGCGGCAGGCGCTTGGGGACGGGTACGTGCAAGCCCTATGGCAGACCTACCCGCACATGCCCGAGAAGGCCGACTACGTCACCTTCTGGTGGGACCTGGCGGCCGAGGCGGCCCGCCGGGGCAGGATCCGGCGCTTCGGCCTCATCACCACCAACAGCCTCTCCCAGGTCTTCCAGCGCCGGGTCCTGGCGCGCCACCTGGACGCGGACGAGACCCCTCTGGCTCTGGTGTTCGCGGTTCCCGACCACCTCTGGGTCGAGTCCGCGGACGGCGCCGCGGTGCGGATCGCCATGACCGTCGGAGAACGAAAGGACGGGACTCGGCCGGCCCGGCTGGCGCGCGTGACCGCCGAAGGAGCCGACCAGGCCGTGACCCTCGACGAGCGGTTGGTGGCCGCCATCGGCGCGGACCTGCGCAGCGGCCCGAATCTCGACGCCGCGGTACCGCTTCGCGCCAACGAGGGCATTGTTTCGCCCGGCGTGCAGCTCTACGGGGCCGGGTTCATCCTGTCCGCCGACGAGGCGGCGGCGTGGCCTCAAGCCGAGAACCCGCGTACCGGCCGAGGCGTGCTCCGCCCGTACCTCAACGGCCGGGACCTCATGGCCACGGCGCGGGGCGCCTGGGTCATCGACTTCTTCGGCCTCTCCCAGGAAGAGGCCCGGCACCTGCACCCCGAGGCGTTCCAACGGGTCCTGGACCGGGTGAAGCCCGAGCGCGACCAGAACCGCCGGGCCTCCATCCAGGCCCTGTGGTGGCGGTTTGGGTGGGAGCGGCCGGTGTGGCGGGAGGCGTCCGCGGGGCTGAAGCGGTTCATCGCGACGCCGGAAACGGCCAAGCATCGGGTGTTCGTGTTCTTCGACGCCGCTGTCTTGCCCGACAACATGCTGACGAGCATCGCCCTGGACGACGCCGTCTTCCTGGGAGTGCTTTCAAGCCGGGCGCACGTGGTCTGGACCCTGGCGGCTGGCGCCCGTTTGGGTGCGGGTAACGACCCGCGCTACACCAAGGGCCGCTGCTTCGACCCCTTCCCTTTTCCCGCCCTGGGTAGGGACGGCTCGCCGAGCCGTCCGCACTCAGACAACGGCGCTCTCGGCGAGAGCGCCCTACCGGATCGCATCCGCACCCTCGCCGAGGAGCTCGACGCCCACCGCAAGCGCCAGCAGGCCCTCCACCCCAGGCTCACCCTCACCGGCATGTACAACGTCCTGGCGAAGCTGCGGTCCGGAGAGCCCCTGACCGCGGCGGAGCGGGCCGTCCACGACCAGGGGCTCGTGTCGGTGCTGTGCCAGCTCCACGACGAGCTCGACGCGGCGGTGTTCGCGGCCTACGGCTGGCCGCCCAGCCTGACGGACGAGGAGATCCTCGCGCGCCTGGTGGCCCTGAACGCCGAGCGGGCGGCCGAGGAGAAGCGGGGGCTCGTGCGGTGGCTCAGGCCGGAACTGCAAGTCCGAGGTAGGGCGGGGCTTGCCCCGCCGGAGCTAGCCATGGGAGAGGAGGATCGGCGGGGCGAGCCCCGCCCTACGACGTCGGCCGACACGGCGAAGCCGAGCAGGCTCCCCTGGCCCAAGCCCCTCCCCGACCAGGCCCAGGCCGTGCTCGCGGCGCTGCGCGAAGCGGCCGGCCCCGCCACGGCCGAGGAGGTAGCTCGTTCGTTCAAAGGTGCCTCGGCGGCACAGGTGGCGGACCTGCTGGAGACCCTGGCGGCGCTGGGGCAGGCGAGGCGCAGCGGCGAGGGCCGTTACGCGGCGGGGTAG
- the gspK gene encoding type II secretion system minor pseudopilin GspK, translating to MRRGSERGAALLLVVLLISLLAVLVVEFQREARLKLRSAGNLRDALQAHALLRSGVAVGSVLLLADAEESAVDHRGELWNAPIPPVPLGDGSLSVGVEDLDGKFPLGSLVDGAGKAVPAQVAAYRRLLSALELESADPADLADALVAWIDEDQDGPFETHPDLTVPNAPLEHLEELARVEGYTPEVLRSLLPHVDVRADRAINVNTATVPVLLSLHDALLRSDVEDLYEELGESHVERIADLRTHAAFAGIANFPALAQNLKVESTRFRMYLSADVPAAALSPVIRQARAVLQRDRTKKEVLLVDWIEE from the coding sequence GTGAGAAGAGGATCCGAACGGGGCGCCGCCCTGCTCCTGGTGGTCCTCCTCATCAGCCTCCTGGCGGTGCTGGTGGTGGAGTTCCAGCGGGAGGCCCGGCTCAAGCTGCGGTCCGCGGGCAACCTGCGCGACGCCCTCCAGGCCCACGCCCTCCTGCGCTCCGGGGTGGCGGTGGGCTCGGTGCTGCTCCTGGCCGACGCCGAGGAAAGCGCGGTGGATCACCGGGGAGAGCTGTGGAACGCCCCGATCCCGCCGGTGCCCCTGGGGGACGGGAGCCTCTCGGTGGGGGTGGAGGACCTGGACGGGAAGTTTCCCCTGGGGTCCCTGGTGGACGGGGCGGGCAAGGCCGTGCCGGCCCAGGTGGCGGCCTACCGGCGCCTGTTGAGCGCCCTGGAGCTCGAGAGCGCCGATCCCGCCGATCTGGCGGACGCGCTGGTGGCCTGGATCGACGAGGACCAGGACGGCCCCTTCGAGACCCACCCCGACCTCACCGTGCCCAACGCGCCCCTCGAGCACCTGGAAGAGCTGGCGCGCGTGGAGGGCTACACCCCGGAGGTGCTCCGCAGCCTGCTGCCCCACGTGGACGTGCGGGCAGACCGGGCCATCAACGTGAACACGGCCACCGTGCCCGTGCTCCTGAGCCTCCACGACGCCCTCCTCCGAAGCGACGTCGAGGATCTCTACGAAGAGCTGGGGGAGAGCCACGTGGAGCGGATCGCGGACCTGCGCACCCACGCCGCCTTCGCCGGCATCGCGAACTTCCCAGCCCTGGCCCAGAACCTCAAGGTGGAGAGCACGCGGTTTCGGATGTACCTGAGCGCCGACGTACCCGCGGCGGCTCTCAGCCCCGTGATCCGCCAGGCCCGGGCCGTGCTCCAGAGGGATCGGACCAAGAAGGAGGTGCTCCTGGTGGACTGGATCGAGGAGTGA
- a CDS encoding nucleotidyltransferase domain-containing protein, translated as MTAADLRKAIGAALDDLERSEGVRILYACEAGSRAWGFASADSDYDVRFVYVRPMEWYLSIDDRRDVIERPLQGALDLSGWDVRKALRLYRKSNPPLLEWLGSPLVYRDSGPLAARLRELLPRYYSPRACFHHYLHMARGNFRDYLQGETVWLKKYLYVLRPVLACRWIEAGLDAVPVRFEALVEGLDLPPELREAVAELLAKKRAGQELDEGPRIPVLSRFLEEEVERLKTAAGTAAPAPGDTDSLDALFRECLRDAWAGGAFP; from the coding sequence ATGACGGCCGCCGACCTCCGCAAGGCCATTGGCGCCGCGCTCGACGACCTGGAGCGCTCCGAAGGGGTCCGCATCCTGTACGCCTGCGAGGCGGGGAGCCGGGCCTGGGGCTTCGCCTCGGCGGACAGCGACTACGACGTGCGATTCGTCTACGTGCGGCCCATGGAGTGGTACCTCTCCATCGACGACCGCCGCGACGTGATCGAGCGGCCGCTCCAGGGCGCGCTCGACCTGAGCGGCTGGGACGTTCGCAAGGCGTTGCGCCTGTATCGCAAGTCCAACCCGCCCCTCCTGGAGTGGCTCGGAAGCCCTCTCGTGTACCGGGACTCGGGGCCGTTGGCGGCCAGGCTGCGGGAGCTGCTGCCCCGCTACTACTCCCCCCGGGCGTGCTTCCACCACTACCTGCACATGGCGCGGGGCAACTTCCGCGACTACCTCCAGGGCGAAACCGTGTGGCTCAAAAAGTACCTGTACGTGCTGCGCCCGGTGCTCGCGTGCCGCTGGATCGAGGCAGGTCTGGACGCGGTGCCCGTGCGGTTCGAAGCTCTCGTGGAAGGCCTCGACCTTCCGCCGGAGCTGCGCGAGGCGGTCGCCGAGCTCCTGGCCAAGAAGCGCGCGGGGCAGGAGCTCGACGAAGGCCCGCGCATCCCGGTGCTCAGCCGGTTCCTCGAAGAAGAGGTGGAGCGGCTCAAGACCGCAGCGGGAACCGCAGCGCCCGCGCCGGGCGACACCGACTCCCTCGACGCCCTCTTTCGCGAGTGCCTGCGGGATGCCTGGGCCGGTGGGGCGTTCCCGTGA
- the gspG gene encoding type II secretion system major pseudopilin GspG: protein MIKRRRDAGFTLIELLVVLTILGLLAGLVMPRLFGRGEEAKITAARVQIRVLEDALRQFEVDNGFYPDTEQGLDALVREPTVGRVPGRWRQGGYLERGVVPKDPWGNPYVYLYPGSHGDFDLLSYGADGEPGGEGSFADIANWELE from the coding sequence GTGATCAAGCGTCGCCGCGACGCCGGCTTTACCCTCATCGAGCTCCTCGTGGTGCTCACCATCCTGGGCCTCCTGGCGGGGCTCGTGATGCCCCGACTGTTCGGCCGGGGCGAAGAGGCCAAGATCACCGCCGCCCGGGTCCAGATCCGGGTCCTGGAAGACGCGCTGCGCCAGTTCGAGGTGGACAACGGCTTCTACCCCGACACCGAACAGGGCCTCGATGCCCTGGTTCGCGAGCCCACCGTGGGCCGGGTGCCCGGCCGGTGGCGCCAGGGGGGCTACCTGGAGAGGGGCGTGGTCCCCAAGGACCCCTGGGGCAACCCCTACGTCTACCTCTATCCCGGCAGCCACGGAGATTTCGACCTCCTCTCCTACGGGGCCGACGGCGAGCCCGGTGGCGAGGGCAGTTTCGCCGACATCGCCAACTGGGAACTCGAGTGA
- a CDS encoding prepilin-type N-terminal cleavage/methylation domain-containing protein, producing MTLSRRGFTLVELAVVLFILAVSLSILLPRLPGLSQGRKNAALRQLAAVAQALHEEAAFKKKAWL from the coding sequence GTGACCCTCTCGCGCCGCGGCTTCACCCTCGTGGAGTTGGCGGTGGTGCTCTTCATCCTCGCCGTCTCCCTCTCGATCCTCCTTCCCCGCCTGCCCGGGCTGAGCCAGGGCCGAAAGAACGCCGCCCTGCGGCAGCTCGCGGCGGTGGCCCAGGCCCTCCACGAAGAAGCCGCGTTCAAAAAAAAAGCCTGGCTCTGA
- a CDS encoding type II toxin-antitoxin system HicA family toxin, whose translation MNELARSLTAPPPVCTVHTMTSAGVIRRLEAEGWVLHHVKGSHRQFKHPERSGKVTVPHPERDLPVGTLRSIYRQAGWEWR comes from the coding sequence TTGAACGAACTGGCCCGCAGCTTGACCGCCCCACCCCCTGTGTGTACCGTACACACCATGACCAGCGCGGGGGTGATCCGGCGGCTGGAGGCCGAGGGGTGGGTCCTTCATCACGTGAAGGGAAGCCACCGCCAATTCAAGCACCCGGAGAGGTCCGGCAAGGTCACGGTGCCCCACCCCGAGAGAGACCTCCCGGTGGGCACCCTGCGCAGCATCTACCGGCAAGCCGGCTGGGAATGGAGGTGA
- a CDS encoding AbrB/MazE/SpoVT family DNA-binding domain-containing protein, with protein MHTTSLRKVGGSVMLTVPPAILDLLDLHAGSTVGIAVDAGRLVVDPKPRPHYTLDELLAQCDASAELTEDDRAWLEDKPVGKELL; from the coding sequence ATGCACACGACCAGTCTTCGAAAGGTTGGGGGTTCCGTCATGTTGACCGTACCGCCCGCGATTCTCGATCTGCTCGACTTGCACGCGGGGTCGACCGTGGGCATCGCGGTGGACGCCGGCCGCTTGGTCGTCGACCCCAAGCCCCGGCCTCACTACACTCTGGACGAGTTGCTCGCCCAATGTGACGCCTCGGCGGAGCTCACGGAGGACGATCGGGCGTGGCTCGAAGACAAACCCGTCGGTAAAGAGCTGCTCTGA
- a CDS encoding prepilin-type N-terminal cleavage/methylation domain-containing protein, which translates to MGFLRGARRGFTFLELLVALAILGASFTVLLSAHTSAARQEARARRLMTATLLAREALTETEVEGFPELGEEQGDFGEEFPDYSWARRVETTEFDRVRLVHIEVFWPERGDRTSTEIVYYAVGEEP; encoded by the coding sequence ATGGGATTCCTCCGGGGAGCCCGCCGCGGCTTCACCTTCCTGGAGCTCCTCGTGGCCCTGGCCATCCTCGGGGCCTCCTTTACCGTGCTCCTCTCGGCCCACACCTCCGCCGCCCGCCAGGAAGCCCGGGCGCGGCGCCTCATGACCGCGACGCTCCTGGCCCGCGAGGCCCTCACCGAGACCGAGGTGGAGGGGTTTCCGGAGCTGGGAGAGGAACAGGGGGACTTCGGGGAGGAATTCCCCGACTACTCCTGGGCACGGCGGGTGGAGACCACCGAGTTCGATCGGGTCCGCCTGGTGCACATCGAGGTGTTCTGGCCCGAGCGGGGCGACCGCACGTCCACCGAGATCGTGTACTACGCCGTGGGGGAAGAGCCGTGA
- a CDS encoding type II toxin-antitoxin system PemK/MazF family toxin produces MERGDIYWVALDPSAGHEQRGHRPLLIVSPTAFNRLTQTPIVVPITTGGTFARSAGFAVPLAGTRTTGVVRCDQPRALDLAARDARRVESVPPPLMEEVLARLAPLFQ; encoded by the coding sequence ATGGAACGGGGCGACATCTACTGGGTGGCGCTCGACCCCAGCGCTGGCCACGAACAGCGGGGGCACCGGCCGCTGCTGATCGTATCGCCGACCGCCTTCAACCGCCTCACCCAGACCCCCATCGTCGTACCCATCACGACGGGGGGCACGTTCGCGCGTTCGGCGGGCTTCGCCGTACCGCTGGCGGGCACTCGGACCACCGGAGTGGTGCGGTGCGACCAGCCGCGCGCTCTGGATCTCGCCGCGCGGGACGCGCGCAGGGTGGAGAGTGTGCCGCCGCCCCTCATGGAAGAGGTGTTGGCCAGGCTCGCGCCCCTGTTCCAGTGA
- a CDS encoding phosphatase yields the protein MRIQADLHVHTVASGHAFSTVEEIAREAALRRLRAVGLSDHGPALPGGPHIYYFRSLRFLPPTLHGVRLLKGVEANLVDGKGGLDLPAEVLHRLDYAMVGFHEGCGFKSSSPVKNTRALVGAMQQPRVRVLTHPGNPAFPVDVPALAEAACGLGVALEINNASFGSSRHGSLETCSALAAAVAREGGLVSLASDAHVACQVGEVGDAWQVAAAAGIAPEQVVNRTYAGLLRFLGLEEEPGA from the coding sequence ATGCGCATCCAGGCCGACCTTCACGTACACACCGTGGCCAGCGGCCACGCCTTCTCCACCGTGGAAGAGATCGCCCGGGAGGCGGCGCTGCGCCGGCTGCGCGCCGTGGGCCTCTCGGACCACGGACCGGCGCTCCCCGGGGGGCCGCACATCTACTACTTCCGCTCCCTGCGCTTCCTCCCCCCGACCCTCCACGGAGTCCGGCTGCTCAAGGGAGTGGAGGCGAACCTGGTGGACGGCAAGGGGGGGCTGGATCTGCCCGCGGAAGTCCTCCACCGGCTCGACTACGCCATGGTGGGGTTCCACGAGGGGTGCGGCTTCAAGTCCTCGAGCCCCGTCAAGAACACCCGCGCCCTGGTGGGGGCCATGCAGCAGCCCCGGGTGCGGGTGCTCACCCACCCGGGCAACCCCGCGTTTCCCGTGGACGTGCCCGCCCTGGCGGAAGCCGCCTGCGGCCTCGGGGTGGCCCTGGAGATCAACAACGCCTCCTTCGGGTCGTCCCGCCACGGGAGCCTCGAGACGTGCAGCGCCCTGGCGGCCGCCGTGGCCCGGGAGGGGGGCCTGGTGAGCCTGGCCTCCGATGCCCACGTGGCCTGCCAGGTGGGGGAGGTGGGGGACGCATGGCAGGTGGCCGCCGCGGCGGGCATCGCCCCCGAGCAGGTGGTGAACCGCACCTACGCAGGGCTCCTGCGCTTCCTCGGCCTCGAGGAGGAGCCCGGGGCCTAA
- a CDS encoding type II secretion system protein GspJ, producing the protein MRRGFTLLEVLLALTLMALVLSLIQGAYSGASRSRALSGAESREVHAATVALDRLANELASAFTSTASPFRARATRFVAASGFDGWSTLTFVTRLPSLPGSLPGGEAEVGYLVERDGDGVPRLRRRESRDLDGDPEEGGIPYEVLPHVSRFEVRCYDGTEWLEDWDTEGREEEPRLPLAVSVEVAWQAGGGEEEERILRTSTPLYRAQKATP; encoded by the coding sequence GTGAGGCGGGGCTTCACCCTCCTGGAGGTTCTGCTCGCCCTGACCCTCATGGCGCTGGTGCTCAGTTTGATCCAGGGCGCCTACTCCGGCGCCTCCCGCTCCCGCGCCCTCTCGGGGGCCGAGTCCCGCGAGGTGCACGCCGCCACGGTGGCGCTGGACCGCCTGGCCAACGAGCTCGCCTCCGCCTTCACCTCGACGGCCTCCCCCTTTCGCGCCCGGGCGACGCGCTTCGTCGCGGCGAGCGGCTTCGACGGCTGGTCCACGCTGACCTTCGTGACCCGGCTCCCATCCCTGCCCGGCTCGCTGCCCGGGGGCGAGGCCGAGGTGGGATACCTTGTGGAGCGCGACGGGGACGGCGTTCCCAGGCTGCGGCGGCGCGAATCCCGCGACCTGGACGGCGACCCCGAGGAGGGCGGCATCCCCTACGAGGTGCTTCCCCACGTCTCCCGCTTCGAGGTCCGCTGCTACGACGGAACGGAGTGGCTCGAGGACTGGGACACCGAGGGACGGGAGGAGGAGCCCCGGCTGCCCCTGGCCGTATCGGTGGAGGTGGCGTGGCAGGCCGGCGGAGGGGAAGAAGAGGAGCGCATCCTTCGCACCTCCACGCCCCTGTACCGAGCCCAGAAGGCGACCCCGTGA
- a CDS encoding type II toxin-antitoxin system HicB family antitoxin, which produces MRYSVVIHKDPGSGYGVTVPDLPGCFSAGETLDQALALAREAIECHLEGLLLDGDPIAEQRPLEEHQANPDYAEGVWALVDVDLAALGDRAERINITLPQRVLALVDAHAKRHGESRSGFLARAALEELRREHG; this is translated from the coding sequence GTGCGGTACTCCGTCGTCATCCACAAGGACCCCGGGAGCGGTTACGGCGTGACCGTGCCCGACCTGCCGGGCTGCTTCTCCGCGGGGGAGACCCTGGACCAGGCGCTCGCCCTGGCCCGGGAGGCCATCGAGTGCCATCTGGAAGGGCTCCTCCTCGACGGCGATCCGATCGCCGAGCAGCGCCCCCTGGAGGAGCACCAGGCCAATCCCGACTATGCGGAGGGGGTGTGGGCCCTCGTGGACGTGGATCTCGCCGCCTTGGGCGACCGGGCCGAACGGATCAACATCACCCTACCGCAACGGGTCCTCGCCCTCGTCGACGCCCACGCCAAGCGGCACGGCGAGAGCCGCTCTGGGTTCCTGGCTCGCGCGGCCCTGGAAGAGCTGCGCCGGGAGCACGGGTGA